In Anaerolineales bacterium, one DNA window encodes the following:
- a CDS encoding NBR1-Ig-like domain-containing protein, protein MTFTPSKTPTATFDPQCNKALFVGDVSLPDDSIVNAGDQLVKTWQIRNAGTCTWTPLYNLVLVDGEAMGASAYMIFDQNVPPGAMANISIAITIPNRIGSLQTFWQIEAENGERFGVGVDGTSPLWVKVNIEPSPSAFTPEPATTPPTGLPTAVIAPSPESGEFVLDLYSQYCDAAWFVDDLPIPCQGVESGQQTAAIFQQAQAYSETNQMVGQALIVQLPLSDTETSISAIFPEVLIQNGDRLILGTGCAQDAFKCSVLFSISYLDSTGQQNPIWTIGEFHDGQLSDHTIDLSYLSGMPVRLRLEVSSLGPSDDDIAMWIAPRIIRQPQPTETMEISPTAIVAETAASTASATPIVPRPTEPSIAPPPSSLLDKFIDAFVEFLKSLWGGR, encoded by the coding sequence CTGACCTTCACGCCCTCCAAGACACCGACTGCAACCTTCGATCCGCAATGTAACAAGGCATTATTTGTTGGCGATGTAAGCCTTCCGGACGACTCGATCGTGAATGCAGGGGATCAATTAGTCAAAACCTGGCAGATAAGAAACGCAGGCACATGCACATGGACCCCCTTGTACAATCTGGTCCTGGTCGATGGTGAAGCGATGGGTGCATCCGCTTATATGATATTTGATCAAAATGTCCCGCCTGGCGCGATGGCAAATATCTCCATTGCCATCACCATTCCGAACAGGATCGGTTCGCTCCAAACCTTCTGGCAAATTGAAGCCGAGAATGGAGAGCGGTTTGGGGTTGGCGTGGATGGCACGTCCCCATTATGGGTAAAGGTAAATATTGAACCTTCCCCCTCCGCATTCACACCAGAACCGGCAACTACTCCCCCAACCGGGCTGCCCACAGCGGTCATTGCCCCTTCGCCCGAATCCGGAGAATTTGTCCTTGACTTATACAGCCAGTACTGTGATGCAGCCTGGTTTGTAGATGACTTGCCGATACCGTGTCAGGGTGTCGAATCTGGCCAGCAAACCGCTGCGATATTCCAGCAGGCACAGGCCTATTCAGAAACCAACCAGATGGTTGGACAAGCGCTTATAGTGCAATTACCCCTTTCGGATACGGAAACAAGTATTTCGGCAATATTCCCTGAAGTGCTCATCCAGAATGGTGACCGTTTGATCCTGGGCACTGGATGCGCGCAAGACGCGTTTAAGTGTTCCGTCCTGTTCAGTATTTCCTATTTGGACAGCACTGGCCAGCAAAACCCCATCTGGACAATTGGGGAGTTCCATGACGGACAGTTGTCGGATCACACGATCGATCTATCCTACTTGTCAGGCATGCCGGTACGACTGAGACTTGAAGTGTCCTCGCTTGGGCCATCCGATGACGATATCGCCATGTGGATCGCACCGCGTATCATACGCCAGCCTCAACCAACCGAAACCATGGAGATATCACCGACGGCGATAGTCGCAGAAACTGCTGCCAGCACGGCATCTGCAACTCCCATCGTTCCAAGACCAACCGAGCCATCAATCGCTCCACCGCCGAGTTCTTTGCTGGATAAATTTATTGATGCATTCGTAGAATTCTTGAAGAGCTTGTGGGGTGGACGTTGA
- a CDS encoding tetratricopeptide repeat protein, producing MSEHELWNELGNLYFISGMFDQAAYAYNRSIKIEERFGMPYSNLAFAYAQKGRFSEAADLFQKSIELLSHERDRAISWYRLGDVYRHLKNYRDAIMAYQQADLLYPEAGKIIEGNTAFLYGPSNISEESMLPSAQTGMSDDAEIAHACYPDKARDEAETNLNTSSVQNDPVQDIEELSKLSEHGMSTGYIGDESLSVTVVSEADKFDTDAVDYLFESLEGSETVSDGLVSSPDVSSTLDEFQDVAVHLAADEPMDSWEETVESGYTETANTELRHPGPTLSADLRTNGVMLAAQETVVEVIDKRAVFIVPDDVLEDDSKPPGVSNEVGADLVNSPELRSNESLAEKEKNEPSIDHEIARLEQIIQGNPRNASKWDELGALYKSANRYKDAVLAYQQAVLLDSNCAEYHHSLGVVYAVEGRHEDAINCLKKVIAIKPDHGLAHATLGGYLRKMGLEELANQHIGIAVKNFIDDGNEYNRACLEALCGNVEQAVEYLRIALDTRQTLVEWILRDPDLDGIRFTPQFKQLIAEYVQ from the coding sequence ATGAGCGAACACGAATTATGGAATGAACTTGGCAACCTGTACTTCATCTCCGGCATGTTCGATCAGGCGGCGTATGCATACAATCGTTCAATAAAGATTGAGGAACGGTTTGGCATGCCCTACAGTAATCTTGCCTTCGCATACGCACAAAAAGGCCGCTTTTCCGAAGCAGCAGACCTGTTCCAAAAAAGTATTGAGCTGCTGTCACACGAACGTGACAGGGCGATCTCCTGGTACCGCCTGGGTGATGTGTATCGCCACTTGAAGAACTACAGGGATGCCATAATGGCCTATCAACAGGCGGACCTGCTGTACCCGGAGGCCGGAAAAATTATAGAGGGCAACACTGCTTTCCTATACGGGCCCTCGAACATTTCAGAAGAGTCCATGCTTCCGTCGGCGCAGACAGGGATGAGTGATGATGCCGAAATTGCGCACGCGTGCTATCCTGACAAGGCACGGGATGAAGCTGAAACCAATCTAAACACATCATCAGTTCAGAATGATCCCGTGCAGGATATTGAAGAACTTTCCAAGCTATCAGAGCATGGAATGTCCACAGGGTACATTGGAGATGAATCCCTCTCCGTCACGGTCGTTAGTGAGGCAGACAAATTTGATACAGATGCCGTGGACTACCTGTTCGAGAGCCTTGAAGGAAGTGAAACAGTGTCCGATGGTTTGGTAAGCAGTCCCGATGTTTCAAGCACCCTGGATGAATTTCAGGATGTGGCAGTCCATCTGGCGGCTGACGAACCCATGGATAGTTGGGAGGAGACTGTTGAGTCAGGTTATACAGAAACTGCCAATACTGAATTGCGTCATCCTGGCCCTACCCTGTCTGCAGATTTAAGAACAAATGGTGTCATGCTTGCAGCACAGGAGACGGTAGTTGAGGTAATCGACAAAAGGGCGGTTTTCATTGTGCCTGACGATGTCCTGGAGGATGATTCGAAACCGCCGGGCGTTTCGAATGAAGTAGGTGCGGATCTGGTTAATTCGCCCGAATTGCGTTCGAATGAATCCCTGGCGGAAAAAGAAAAAAATGAGCCATCCATTGATCATGAGATCGCAAGATTGGAACAGATCATTCAAGGCAACCCGCGCAACGCATCCAAGTGGGATGAATTGGGAGCCTTGTATAAATCCGCAAATCGCTATAAGGATGCCGTCCTTGCCTATCAGCAGGCCGTCCTGCTTGACTCGAATTGCGCGGAGTATCATCACAGCCTTGGAGTTGTGTATGCTGTGGAAGGACGTCATGAAGATGCCATTAATTGCCTGAAAAAAGTGATTGCGATCAAGCCGGACCACGGCTTGGCACACGCCACGCTCGGCGGGTACTTGCGAAAAATGGGTTTAGAAGAATTAGCAAATCAACATATAGGAATTGCCGTGAAAAACTTCATTGACGATGGAAATGAATACAACCGGGCATGCCTCGAGGCATTGTGTGGAAATGTGGAGCAAGCTGTGGAATACCTGCGGATCGCGCTCGACACCAGGCAGACACTTGTCGAGTGGATCCTGCGCGATCCGGATCTGGATGGTATCCGCTTCACACCACAGTTCAAGCAATTGATTGCCGAGTATGTACAATAG
- a CDS encoding tetratricopeptide repeat protein: protein MSSFEFWDELNKIFNAVVAYQEKSIEFNNRFITPWVRLGNVFDKQDRTREAIEAYKKSLEIQPTNAQCWFDLGNSYFKIGEHDEAVLSFQRAIELEPGLGWAYSNLALVNVTRGNPENAVLLYQKSIELLKDDKDKAVSWNRLGNLYRKMNEYELALAAFQCADELDNENGGSKDALAQPLSEETDRLEQQRNETIPSPISLLINNELDPLRDSSELVSDQPEMEIKDAVLDSQEFDASLSETETGSQNAAEMVSDETNSDLDEKIEVPESSENSEPVVEVNIEATPPETDVQLEDSEEEAQPEVDATLPEETGFQLVTEEPIIANQLPEETLNPSLPVMVETMTDTMLVLGTTTETTEIPTIEQTQQAADAEDKTAEYFVPVSAPEETSEESVVPQEAKLEEAESGESGDNKDDFVAVAAPEETNEENIELQKVNLKGAGAGESEANEEKIENESATRGFYEEFLRDDNKIIEALPEEGKTSGEFASTASNASAQIDPVTEIDSLGEVKMEIDVNNARVWNELGNVYYNNGAADDAIIAYSKAIELDRTFAWPYSNLALTYTQKNRLAEAVLLYQRSIELFDNEKDKAIVWNRLGNVYRRMFDYASAISSYQRADELDPDNSSLSMQSRYSLLGSLSAPQLAVQEQG, encoded by the coding sequence ATGAGTAGCTTTGAATTTTGGGATGAGTTGAACAAGATATTTAATGCTGTTGTTGCATATCAGGAAAAATCTATCGAGTTCAACAATCGCTTCATCACTCCGTGGGTCCGCCTGGGCAATGTCTTCGATAAACAGGATCGTACCCGCGAAGCAATTGAGGCCTACAAGAAGTCGCTTGAGATCCAGCCAACAAACGCCCAATGTTGGTTTGACCTGGGAAATTCATACTTCAAAATAGGGGAACATGATGAGGCAGTTCTGTCGTTTCAACGCGCTATCGAATTGGAACCAGGTTTGGGCTGGGCATACAGCAATCTTGCGCTTGTAAATGTCACCCGAGGCAATCCGGAAAACGCGGTGCTGCTATACCAGAAAAGCATTGAACTGCTGAAGGATGACAAGGACAAGGCGGTTTCCTGGAATCGATTGGGCAATTTATATCGAAAGATGAATGAGTATGAGTTGGCGCTGGCTGCCTTTCAATGTGCTGATGAATTGGACAATGAAAACGGCGGCTCCAAAGATGCGCTTGCGCAGCCTTTGTCTGAGGAAACTGATAGATTGGAACAGCAGCGAAATGAGACCATCCCCAGTCCCATCAGTTTACTTATCAACAATGAACTTGATCCATTAAGGGATTCGTCGGAGTTGGTTTCTGATCAGCCGGAAATGGAAATAAAGGATGCCGTACTGGATTCGCAAGAGTTTGATGCCAGTCTCAGTGAAACAGAAACCGGCAGTCAGAATGCCGCAGAGATGGTATCAGATGAAACGAACAGCGATTTGGATGAGAAAATTGAAGTTCCAGAATCTTCTGAAAACAGTGAACCGGTTGTGGAAGTCAATATAGAGGCCACGCCTCCTGAAACAGATGTTCAACTTGAAGACAGCGAAGAAGAGGCGCAGCCTGAAGTGGACGCAACCTTGCCAGAGGAGACAGGATTTCAACTTGTAACAGAAGAACCTATCATCGCAAACCAGCTGCCTGAAGAAACATTGAATCCTTCACTGCCTGTTATGGTTGAGACCATGACAGATACTATGCTTGTACTTGGGACCACGACTGAAACAACCGAGATCCCAACGATCGAGCAAACGCAACAGGCGGCGGACGCTGAAGATAAGACGGCGGAATATTTCGTTCCTGTATCCGCTCCGGAAGAAACGAGCGAAGAAAGTGTTGTGCCTCAGGAAGCAAAACTGGAGGAGGCTGAATCTGGAGAGTCTGGTGACAACAAGGATGATTTTGTTGCCGTAGCAGCTCCGGAAGAAACAAATGAAGAAAATATTGAACTTCAGAAAGTAAATCTTAAGGGGGCTGGAGCTGGAGAATCTGAAGCCAACGAGGAGAAAATCGAAAACGAATCGGCGACCCGTGGTTTCTATGAAGAGTTTCTAAGAGACGACAATAAAATAATCGAGGCTCTTCCTGAAGAAGGAAAAACATCGGGTGAATTCGCAAGCACAGCATCCAATGCATCCGCCCAGATCGACCCGGTCACAGAGATTGATTCTCTGGGTGAAGTAAAAATGGAAATCGATGTCAATAACGCCAGGGTCTGGAACGAACTGGGTAATGTGTATTACAACAACGGCGCCGCCGATGACGCGATTATCGCGTACAGCAAGGCAATCGAATTGGATCGCACCTTTGCCTGGCCCTATAGCAATCTTGCGCTGACATATACCCAAAAGAATCGTCTGGCGGAGGCCGTCCTGTTGTACCAGCGTTCCATTGAATTGTTTGACAATGAAAAGGACAAGGCAATCGTATGGAATCGCCTGGGCAATGTATATCGCCGCATGTTCGATTATGCAAGTGCAATATCATCCTACCAGCGAGCGGACGAACTCGATCCTGACAACTCATCCCTTTCGATGCAGTCACGATACAGCCTGCTTGGATCATTGAGCGCGCCACAACTTGCTGTTCAGGAACAGGGGTAG